A window of the Brassica oleracea var. oleracea cultivar TO1000 chromosome C1, BOL, whole genome shotgun sequence genome harbors these coding sequences:
- the LOC106296523 gene encoding heat stress transcription factor A-6b-like — translation MDPPYRFIKEEFPTGFNDSPSPPSSNLYTTSMAPNDPTTTLSSPQPIEGLHESGPPPFLTKTYDLVEDSRTNHVVSWSQANNSFIVWDPEYFSMTLLPIFFKHNNLSSFVRQLNTYGFRKVNPDRWEFANEGFLRGQKHLLKTIRRRKTSNNNQIQPPQSSSQQQSLDNCCIEVGRYVLHGEMDSLRRDKQVLMMELVKVRQQQQSTKMDLTLLEDKLKKTESKQKQMMRFLARAMQNPDFLQQLIEQKEKSKDTEEAIDKKRQRPIDQGKRHVVCVEDYDDGGGGYGRYGKDAGSSSAFFDMKQETYGDMSELDRLAMHIQGLGDQCNKKDVVLDVGKGNEEEQHKERYQDENNEIYGEGFWEDLLNEGQNFDLQGDDEENVDVLIEQLGYLGSSGH, via the exons ATGGATCCTCCATATAGATTCATAAAAGAGGAGTTTCCTACAGGATTCAATGATTCTCCATCACCACCATCTTCTAATCTCTACACAACCTCCATGGCCCCAAATGATCCAACAACAACCCTGAGCTCTCCACAACCAATAGAAGGTCTCCACGAATCAGGCCCACCTCCATTTCTTACAAAGACATATGATTTGGTAGAAGATTCAAGAACCAATCATGTCGTCTCTTGGAGCCAAGCCAATAACAGCTTCATCGTCTGGGATCCAGAATATTTTTCCATGACTCTCCTTCCCATCTTCTTCAAGCATAATAACTTATCTAGCTTTGTTCGCCAGCTCAACACATAT GGTTTCAGAAAGGTGAATCCGGATAGATGGGAGTTTGCAAATGAAGGGTTTCTTAGAGGGCAAAAGCATCTCCTCAAGACAATAAGGAGAAGAAAGACGAGTAACAATAATCAAATACAACCCCCTCAATCATCCTCTCAACAACAATCTCTAGACAATTGTTGCATAGAAGTTGGTAGGTATGTTCTACATGGAGAGATGGATAGCCTAAGGCGAGACAAACAAGTTCTGATGATGGAGCTGGTAAAGGTGAGACAGCAACAACAAAGCACCAAAATGGATCTCACACTGTTAGAAGATAAGCTCAAGAAGACTGAATCAAAACAAAAACAAATGATGAGGTTCCTAGCCCGCGCAATGCAGAATCCAGATTTCCTTCAGCAACTCATTGAGCAGAAAGAGAAGAGTAAGGATACAGAAGAAGCAATCGACAAGAAGAGACAAAGACCGATCGATCAAGGGAAAAGACATGTGGTTTGTGTGGAAGATTATGATGATGGTGGTGGTGGTTATGGAAGGTATGGTAAGGATGCTGGATCCTCCTCGGCGTTTTTTGACATGAAACAAGAAACATATGGAGACATGTCAGAGTTAGACAGACTTGCTATGCACATTCAGGGACTTGGAGATCAGTGCAATAAGAAAGATGTGGTATTGGATGTGGGAAAAGGAAATGAAGAAGAACAGCATAAAGAAAGGTACCAGGATGAGAACAACGAGATTTATGGTGAAGGTTTTTGGGAAGATTTGTTAAATGAAGGTCAAAATTTTGATCTTCAAGGAGATGATGAAGAAAATGTTGATGTGCTAATTGAGCAGCTTGGTTATTTGGGTTCTAGTGGACACTAA